Proteins from a genomic interval of Poecile atricapillus isolate bPoeAtr1 chromosome 1, bPoeAtr1.hap1, whole genome shotgun sequence:
- the ZC3H12C gene encoding probable ribonuclease ZC3H12C isoform X2, with translation MGLKDHLGHDLGHLYVGSTGTQINAIVPWSMAEKPTMDKVNSRKEDTEKEASEETSGSSSCDSEESTNSDNDSERLNNSALESHLLPKTHRQLCRSPCLEPHIIKRNEILQDFRIEEAQLVPKEVKKPPDVVKEYQTKLEFALKLGYSEEQVQLVLNKLGTDALINDILGELVKLGNKTETDQTVTNANTSVMREASSIESQRSESPLQEDVTEDGDNLRPIVIDGSNVAMSHGNKEVFSCRGIKLAVDWFLERGHKDVTVFVPAWRKEQSRPDALITDQEILRKLEKEKILVFTPSRRVQGRRVVCYDDRFIVKLAFESDGIIVSNDNYRDLANEKPEWKKFIDERLLMYSFVNDKFMPPDDPLGRHGPSLDNFLRKKPIVPEHKKQPCPYGKKCTYGHKCKYYHPERGNQPQRSVADELRAMSRSTAAKTTGEGGLVKSNSVPCSTKSEGTSELKRAAPKRQSDPSIRTQVYQDLEEKLPTKNKLETRSVPSLVSIPSSSAGKPQSTAPLTNGLPSGVHFPPQDQRPQGQYPTVMMATKNHGTPMPYDQYPKCESPVDVGYYSMLSAYSNLSISGPRSPERRFSLDTDYRISSVASDCSSEGSVSCGSSDSYVGYSDRSYMSSPDPQLEENLKCQHMHPHSRLNAQPFLQSYHEPLTRVQSYSHEEPKHHHKSPIPYMAVHLQHPAVGARSSCPNDYSAPQSSSHSKTLHLGRALVSTRIDSISDSRLYENSPLRHRKPYSGQEGLGGWDRQSYGMDAYGYRQTYSLPSNPTQPCYEQFAFQSLPEQQDQPWRVPYCGIPQDHPPRLQDTREKVYINLCNIFPPDLVRMVMKKNPHVTDAQQLAAAILVEKSQLGY, from the exons ATGGGCTTGAAGGATCATCTGGGGCATGACTTAGGCCACCTTTATGTGGGGAGCACTGGCACACAAATAAATGCAATTGTACCTTGGTCGATGGCGGAGAAGCCAACGATGGATAAGGTTAATTCTAGGAAAGAAGACACAGAAAAGGAGGCATCTGAAGAGACTTCTGGAAGCTCCAGCTGTGACTCTGAAGAAAGCACAAATTCTGATAATGATTCAGAGAGACTGAATAATTCTGCATTGGAGTCACATTTATTGCCTAAGACTCACCGACAGCTGTGCCGATCTCCTTGCTTAGAGCCTcatataataaaaagaaatgaaatcttGCAAGACTTTAGGATAGAAGAGGCTCAGTTAGTACCTAAGGAAGTCAAAAAGCCTCCTGATGTGGTGAAAGAATATCAAACCAAACTGGAGTTTGCACTTAAGTTGGGTTACTCTGAAGAGCAGGTTCAACTTGTACTAAATAAACTTGGTACTGATGCTTTAATAAATGATATTTTGGGAGAACTTGTCAAACTTGGGAATAAAACTGAGACTGATCAGACTGTAACTAATGCTAACACTAGTGTAATGCGTGAAGCGTCTTCCATAGAGTCTCAGAGGTCAGAGTCTCCACTGCAGGAGGATGTGACAGAGGATGGAGACAACCTGAGGCCAATAGTTATTGATGGCAGCAATGTTGCAATGAG CCACGGGAACAAAGAAGTATTTTCTTGTCGAGGAATCAAATTGGCAGTAGATTGGTTTTTGGAAAGAGGCCACAAGGATGTTACTGTGTTTGTGCCAGCGTGGAGGAAAGAACAGTCGAGACCAGATGCTCTTATAACAG ATCAAGAAATCTTACGTAAATTAGAAAAGGAGAAGATTCTCGTGTTCACACCATCCCGGAGGGTGCAAGGGAGAAGGGTGGTGTGCTATGATGACCGATTTATAGTGAAGCTGGCATTCGAGTCAGATGGCATCATTGTCTCTAACGATAACTACAGGGATCTAGCTAATGAAAAGCCAGAATGGAAGAAGTTCATAGATGAACGCTTGTTGATGTATTCTTTTGTTAATGACAA ATTTATGCCTCCTGATGATCCTCTTGGCCGCCATGGTCCAAGTCTGGACAATTTTCTTAGGAAGAAACCTATTGTGCCAGAACATAAGAAGCAACCATGTCCATATG GGAAGAAATGTACCTATGGACACAAATGCAAATACTATCATCCAGAAAGAGGAAATCAGCCTCAGCGATCCGTAGCTGATGAACTTCGTGCCATGTCTAGAAGCACAGCTGCCAAAACTACAGGTGAAGGAGGACTGGTAAAAAGCAATAGTGTTCCCTGTAGCACTAAAAGTGAAGGCACTTCAGAGCTGAAGCGTGCTGCTCCAAAGAGGCAATCGGATCCTAGTATAAGGACTCAAGTCTATCAAGACTTGGAGGAAAAGCTTCCCACCAAAAACAAATTGGAAACCAGGTCTGTACCTTCTTTAGTTAGTATACCAAGTTCCTCTGCTGGAAAACCCCAAAGTACTGCACCTTTAACTAACGGCCTTCCATCCGGAGTTCACTTCCCACCTCAGGATCAAAGACCACAGGGACAGTATCCTACAGTGATGATGGCAACCAAAAATCATGGAACACCAATGCCTTATGACCAGTATCCAAAATGTGAGTCTCCGGTGGATGTAGGGTACTACTCTATGCTGAGCGCGTATTCAAATCTCAGTATATCTGGACCGCGTAGTCCTGAAAGGCGCTTCTCCTTGGACACAGATTATCGGATTAGCTCTGTAGCTTCCGACTGCAGCAGCGAGGGGAGCGTCAGCTGCGGCAGTAGCGATTCCTACGTGGGTTACAGCGACCGCTCTTACATGAGTTCGCCTGAcccacagctggaggagaaCTTGAAGTGCCAACACATGCACCCCCACAGCCGCCTTAACGCTCAGCCCTTCCTACAGAGCTACCACGAGCCCCTCACTCGAGTGCAGAGCTATAGTCACGAAGAACCAAAGCATCACCACAAATCTCCCATTCCGTATATGGCTGTGCATCTGCAGCATCCAGCCGTCGGTGCTCGATCCAGTTGTCCCAACGACTACTCCGCACCTCAGAGCTCATCTCATTCGAAGACGCTGCATCTGGGGAGAGCCCTGGTGTCCACGAGAATAGACAGCATTTCAGACTCACGTTTGTACGAAAACTCTCCGTTAAGACACAGAAAGCCTTACTCtggccaggaggggctgggaggttGGGATAGGCAGAGTTACGGGATGGATGCCTACGGCTACCGCCAGACGTACTCCTTGCCCAGCAACCCCACGCAGCCGTGCTACGAGCAGTTCGCCTTCCAAAGCCTTCCCgagcagcaggaccagccctgGCGCGTACCTTACTGTGGAATCCCGCAAGACCACCCCCCAAGGCTCCAAGACACCCGGGAGAAGGTTTACATTAACCTCTGTAACATCTTCCCCCCCGATCTCGTGAGGATGGTGATGAAGAAGAACCCTCACGTGACGGACGCTCAGCAGCTCGCTGCGGCCATCTTAGTGGAGAAATCTCAGCTAGGTTATTGA